One genomic segment of Desulfobulbaceae bacterium includes these proteins:
- a CDS encoding HU family DNA-binding protein has protein sequence MNKSELVAAIADSAALSKVAAEKALTGMIESIYEALSSGDSVTLIGFGTFSVSKRAARTGRNPQTGKPLKIAAKNVAKFKAGSKLTEAVN, from the coding sequence ATGAACAAATCAGAACTCGTTGCTGCAATAGCAGATTCAGCAGCCCTCAGTAAAGTAGCAGCAGAGAAAGCACTCACCGGGATGATTGAGTCAATTTATGAAGCACTTTCCAGCGGTGACAGTGTAACCCTCATTGGCTTTGGCACTTTTTCCGTATCAAAAAGAGCTGCACGTACTGGCCGCAATCCCCAGACAGGAAAACCATTGAAGATTGCTGCTAAAAACGTTGCAAAATTCAAAGCCGGTTCGAAATTGACTGAGGCAGTAAATTAG